The Gammaproteobacteria bacterium genome has a window encoding:
- a CDS encoding VTT domain-containing protein encodes MMDAATLQPFFDWIAQHPWWAGIVVLLISISESLAIVGLFVPGVALMFGLGTLIALGTLPFWSTVGWAVAGAVVGDGVSYWFGRHLKNRVPDMWPFSRRPRLLERGKRFFERHGGKSIIFGRFVGPVRAVIPMIAGMLHMSPWRFTGFNVFSAIVWAPLYLLPGIIFGASLNLASEVASRLTTLIVVTLLILWLGGWSGHRVYRFIAPRTAAIIERLLTWSRNHRYWGHFTRVLLDPQQPEAKTLTILAVVLMLVAWLILSLFQQFSAGPPLARLDQSVYNLLQELRTPWGDQIMITISQLGEGVVATSLVITLAAWLILKRHWLALAHWLAAGAFAAIASWTLKQTLHMTRPGSAMYDGSMSFSFPSAHAVLATCLYGFLATMIAREVSFKWRWPIYSCAWLIILSIGFSRLYLGAHWLSDVIGGIVLGLLWTIALGTAYRRHLIPKISLIALCVIPVLTLATLGAWYVADTRAENLARYERHYTVTTLPAQRWRDRNWHDIPVYRIDAGGKLTQPLNLQWAGPLDELKQHLIELGWQTPKPLTWTSALLWLTPSPKLDQLPLLPNVHNGRHAALVLTLPENQLLLKLWPADITLDNNARTLWVGYVARQALTQYAWLSAPITALDFDTPLQQFKPFIATLPSQIVHRTAQERTGKLFWRGEVLLLWSPNAGPPAP; translated from the coding sequence CCCATGGTGGGCGGGTATTGTTGTATTGCTGATCTCAATTAGCGAATCGCTGGCCATTGTCGGCCTGTTCGTGCCAGGCGTGGCCTTGATGTTCGGCCTGGGCACCCTGATTGCGCTCGGCACCTTGCCCTTCTGGTCCACGGTAGGCTGGGCGGTTGCGGGTGCTGTTGTCGGCGATGGGGTGAGCTACTGGTTCGGCCGGCATCTTAAAAACCGCGTGCCTGACATGTGGCCGTTTTCGCGCCGCCCCCGTTTGCTGGAACGCGGCAAGCGTTTTTTTGAGCGTCATGGCGGCAAAAGCATCATTTTCGGGCGCTTCGTCGGGCCGGTACGCGCCGTCATTCCCATGATTGCGGGCATGTTGCACATGTCTCCCTGGCGTTTTACCGGTTTCAATGTCTTTTCCGCGATTGTCTGGGCACCACTTTATCTGTTGCCCGGCATTATCTTCGGCGCATCACTCAACCTGGCCTCTGAAGTCGCCTCGCGTCTCACGACGCTGATCGTCGTGACCCTGCTCATCCTGTGGCTCGGTGGCTGGTCCGGGCATCGTGTTTATCGATTCATCGCGCCACGCACCGCGGCCATCATTGAGCGGCTACTGACCTGGAGCCGCAACCACCGCTATTGGGGTCATTTCACTCGGGTATTGCTCGATCCACAGCAACCGGAAGCCAAGACCCTGACCATACTCGCGGTGGTCCTGATGCTGGTGGCGTGGCTGATCCTCAGTCTGTTTCAGCAATTCAGCGCCGGGCCACCGCTGGCGCGGCTGGATCAGAGCGTTTACAACCTGTTACAGGAACTGCGCACGCCGTGGGGAGATCAAATCATGATCACCATCTCCCAATTAGGCGAAGGCGTGGTTGCGACTTCCTTGGTGATTACATTAGCGGCGTGGCTGATCCTGAAACGACACTGGCTGGCGCTTGCGCATTGGCTTGCAGCGGGCGCCTTTGCCGCGATTGCCAGCTGGACGCTAAAACAAACACTGCATATGACACGCCCCGGCAGCGCAATGTATGACGGCAGCATGAGTTTCAGCTTCCCCAGTGCCCATGCTGTGCTGGCCACCTGCCTGTATGGTTTCCTCGCCACCATGATCGCACGCGAAGTTTCCTTCAAATGGCGCTGGCCGATTTATTCCTGCGCCTGGCTGATCATTCTCAGCATCGGCTTTTCGCGCCTGTATCTCGGCGCGCACTGGCTTTCGGATGTGATCGGCGGAATTGTGTTGGGCCTGCTGTGGACCATCGCCCTGGGCACTGCTTATCGGCGCCATCTCATCCCCAAGATCTCGCTGATTGCGCTGTGCGTGATTCCTGTTCTCACTCTCGCCACGTTAGGTGCCTGGTATGTCGCCGACACACGCGCTGAAAATCTAGCCCGCTATGAACGCCACTACACGGTCACCACCCTGCCAGCCCAACGCTGGCGGGATCGGAATTGGCATGACATACCTGTTTACCGTATTGACGCCGGTGGCAAGTTAACTCAGCCGCTTAATTTGCAATGGGCAGGCCCTCTGGATGAACTCAAACAGCACCTGATTGAACTCGGCTGGCAAACTCCAAAACCATTGACCTGGACCTCGGCCCTGCTCTGGCTGACGCCATCTCCCAAACTGGATCAATTGCCGCTATTACCCAACGTCCATAACGGCCGTCATGCGGCACTTGTGTTAACGCTTCCCGAAAATCAATTGCTACTCAAACTCTGGCCCGCAGATATCACTCTGGACAATAACGCGCGTACACTATGGGTGGGATACGTCGCTCGCCAAGCCCTGACGCAATACGCCTGGCTGAGCGCGCCAATCACAGCGCTTGATTTCGATACGCCGTTGCAACAGTTCAAACCCTTCATCGCAACCTTGCCCTCGCAGATTGTGCATCGCACGGCGCAGGAACGCACGGGCAAACTCTTCTGGCGCGGCGAAGTATTACTGCTCTGGTCACCTAATGCGGGACCTCCCGCACCTTGA
- a CDS encoding diacylglycerol kinase yields the protein MKNQSFNARLGFAIAGLRAAWHSERSLRTQAYLAAILLMVMLWLQPDALWWAVIGIMATLVFAAELINTALEQLADHLHPEQHPKIKMVKDCAAGAVLILSIGSLWVAAWMLIDTVIGK from the coding sequence TTGAAAAACCAGTCTTTCAACGCTCGCCTTGGATTTGCCATCGCCGGACTCCGTGCCGCTTGGCACAGTGAACGCAGTCTGCGCACCCAGGCCTATCTCGCCGCGATATTGCTGATGGTGATGCTGTGGCTGCAACCTGATGCACTCTGGTGGGCAGTGATCGGCATCATGGCAACGCTGGTATTTGCTGCTGAATTGATCAACACCGCGCTGGAACAACTGGCGGATCACCTGCACCCGGAGCAACACCCAAAAATCAAAATGGTAAAAGATTGCGCAGCAGGTGCCGTTCTGATTCTAAGCATTGGGTCATTGTGGGTGGCGGCGTGGATGTTGATTGATACTGTTATTGGAAAATAA